One Drosophila virilis strain 15010-1051.87 chromosome 5, Dvir_AGI_RSII-ME, whole genome shotgun sequence DNA window includes the following coding sequences:
- the LOC6626553 gene encoding uncharacterized protein isoform X1, with the protein MRPPMAMQSTALQQQNEAFQQAHVHVHATPTIQQQPQAAQHPLSLELDTQQQHQHQHQQQQQLTTHKSKLPPLELLVEHKLSYSSAATYQQQQSDLKDSKQQQQREQPKDLRHSQAQSSTTCLSAARASIFDDAAENFIINFPAESSLQLLPLSETVPLLTHIEATVVDKQRSIRLNKNSASLIFTKKELSPSSQQLRRQHHSLYGAGERHRKQTKHLPSTRGQQQRRSLQLNYNNNLVTTAACNNAGTAGPNNAASGGKLVPHKHHTHSYGHSQNHGQSHGSGHGHGHAGVGLTSPTANSAGAAASARKQLSYSWYAPVYSALEEELEQDSRDSSPIHNLANTKHQARASSQHSATASHAAPQHDSDTNETVALLETQTRNKINIISASDGGAERKAQPTRISLSLPNSHNHNHSLSVSSLGNGATAAATGTGTGAGTGTGTGAGGSDMESSLGLTGAQLPRRRRFENFIKSLVGLKGSSSSRASEKEKEREREREPTHLRPASPEIRITRTPSEQDVVLRDPAGRQQLANGHGHGSSRLSISGSSSSLNVVQQKLWHMMRREGSASSLHQEKSQSIVQYTGLRKCETVLALTRQSHTLHPMPGDETATMLATHGGSGNFSAGGVEQIRPLNRLRNSVSSINGVGTCSRCSSLLSLAATGSRYSLANGFVPRPESALSFSTHPRRPSVSFVDGGAGGGDVEQMPTEPTHINVNAQIRLSNGSSNSAAAGATAAAVAGCGSRKSSAGMQSASSPSPPSNVTTATLHSAGNNINSFEEHTPATPSSTGGIELGAFGTTHAYPLTVSSLLSMASANHAAQACCVRDGITLKRREMLASADVTPSVGTPATPINFQQFTCKLCLIDVENAADATALLQCGCQFCTECMRAYVDFEITEGAYEISCPDAKCPAQGAISLPEIGTLTTTNLLKKHHRYRLNREIELDKTRTWCPRAGCETICMVGNGAAGAAAAAANTATATANATASATGGSAICQMDESPSTSQSYTPQQDSATPLLSISVHCPSCKDEFCALCKKAFHPNISCEEFGRRLIADGQDDIGIPFDNELIKCCPMCAVPIEKDEGCAQMMCKRCKHVFCWYCLASLDDDFLLRHYDKGPCKNKLGHSRASVVWHRAQVIGIFAGFGILLLVASPLLLLAAPCIICCKCRGCSGSKIDEVDAELEEEVTALQG; encoded by the exons ATGCGGCCGCCCATGGCCATGCAGTCGactgcgctgcagcagcagaatgAAGCATTTCAGCAGGCGCACGTACACGTTCATGCAACGCCAAcaatacaacaacagccacaggCCGCACAGCATCCGCTCAGCCTAGAGTTGGatacacagcagcagcatcagcatcagcatcagcagcagcagcagctgacaaCGCACAAATCAAAACTGCCGCCACTGGAGCTGCTTGTGGAGCACAAGCTTAGCTACAGCTCAGCAGCCACgtatcagcagcaacagtctgACCTTAAGGATtccaaacagcaacaacaacgagaacagcCAAAGGATCTTAGACATTCCCAGGCGCAGAGCAGCACAACCTGCCTGAGCGCTGCACGCGCCTCCATCTTTGATGACGCTGCCGAAAATTTCATCATTAACTTTCCGGCCGAATCAtcgctgcagctgttgccacTGTCCGAGACGGTGCCATTGCTGACCCACATCGAGGCCACCGTGGTGGACAAACAGCGCTCCATACGCCTCAACAAGAACAGCGCCTCGCTCATCTTCACCAAGAAGGAACTCAGccccagcagccagcagctgcgTCGCCAGCATCACAGCCTGTACGGTGCGGGCGAGCGACATCGCAAGCAAACCAAACATTTGCCGTCCACGcgcggccagcagcagcgacgcagCCTTCAGCtgaactacaacaacaatctgGTGACCACAGCTGCATGCAACAACGCCGGCACGGCTGGCCCTAATAACGCCGCCAGCGGCGGCAAGCTTGTGCCGCACAAgcatcacacacacagttacGGTCACAGTCAGAATCACGGCCAAAGTCACGGCTCCGGTCACGGTCACGGTCACGCCGGCGTGGGTCTGACATCGCCAACGGCCAACAGCGCCGGGGCTGCTGCATCGGCGCGCAAACAGCTCTCCTACTCCTGGTACGCGCCAGTCTATAGTGCGCTCGAGGAGGAGCTGGAACAGGATTCGAGG GATTCCTCGCCAATTCACAATCTGGCCAACACAAAGCATCAGGCACGCGCCAGCAGCCAGCATAGTGCCACTGCCTCGCATGCCGCGCCGCAGCACGACTCGGACACAAACGAGACAGTTGCGCTGCTGGAGACGCAGACGCGCAACAAGATCAACATCATTTCGGCAAGCGACGGTGGAGCTGAGCGCAAGGCGCAGCCGACGCGCATCTCCCTATCCCTGCCCAATTCCCACAATCACAATCACTCACTCTCGGTCAGCAGCCTGGGCAATGGGgccacagcagctgccactGGAACAGGCACAGGCGCCGGCACCGGCACCGGCACCGGGGCCGGGGGTAGCGATATGGAGAGCTCACTGGGACTCACGGGTGCTCAGCTGCCGCGTCGTCGACGCTTCGAGAACTTTATCAAGTCGCTGGTTGGCctcaaaggcagcagcagcagtcgagcCAGTGAAAAGGAAAAGGAACGCGAACGGGAACGAGAGCCAACACATTTGCGACCTGCCTCGCCGGAAATACGCATTACGCGCACACCCTCGGAACAGGATGTGGTGCTGCGGGATCCCGCCGGCCGCCAACAGCTAGCCAATGGTCATGGTCATGGCAGCAGCCGGCTAAGCATCAGCGGCTCGAGCAGCTCCCTGAACGTGGTGCAGCAGAAGCTGTGGCACATGATGCGTCGCGAgggcagcgccagcagccTGCATCAGGAGAAATCACAGTCCATTGTACAGTATACGGGCCTGCGCAAATGCGAAACAGTGCTGGCCCTCACACGCCAGAGCCACACGCTGCATCCCATGCCAGGGGACGAGACGGCCACGATGCTGGCCACGcatggcggcagcggcaattTCAGTGCCGGCGGTGTGGAGCAAATACGTCCGCTGAATCGATTGCGCAACAGCGTTAGCAGCATCAATGGAGTTGGCACATGTTCCCGCTGCTCCAGTTTGTTGTCGCTGGCTGCAACCGGTTCGCGTTATTCGCTCGCCAATGGCTTTGTGCCGCGTCCAGAGTCGGCGCTATCCTTTAGCACACATCCGAGACGGCCCAGTGTCAGCTTTGTGGATGgcggcgccggcggcggcgatgTGGAGCAGATGCCGACGGAGCCGACGCACATCAATGTCAATGCGCAGATACGACTgagcaatggcagcagcaatagcgctgcagctggagcaactgctgctgctgttgctggctgtGGCTCACGCAAAAGTTCCGCTGGCATGCAAAGCGCCAGCAGCCCAAGTCCGCCGTCCAATGTGACCACAGCAACATTGCACTCCGCCGGCAACAATATCAACAGCTTTGAGGAGCACACACCGGCCACGCCAAGCAGCACGGGCGGCATCGAACTGGGCGCCTTTGGCACCACCCACGCATATCCGTTGACAGTCAGCTCCCTGCTGTCCATGGCCAGTGCCAATCATGCGGCCCAGGCCTGTTGTGTGCGCGATGGCATCACATTGAAGCGGCGCGAGATGCTCGCCTCCGCGGATGTGACACCCTCGGTGGGCACACCAGCCACGCCTATCAATTTCCAGCAATTCACCTGCAAACTCTGCCTCATCGATGTGGAGAACGCAGCAGACGCCACCGCCCTACTGCAATGCGGCTGCCAGTTTTGCACAGAG TGCATGCGCGCCTATGTGGACTTTGAGATAACCGAAGGCGCCTACGAGATCTCCTGCCCCGATGCCAAATGTCCAGCGCAGGGCGCCATATCGCTGCCcgaaattgggaccctaaccACAACGAATCTGCTAAAGAAACATCATCGTTATCGCCTAAATCGAG AAATCGAATTGGACAAAACGCGCACCTGGTGCCCACGTGCCGGCTGCGAGACAATTTGCATGGTGGGCAACGGTGCTGCgggcgctgcagcagcagcagcaaacactgcgacggcgactgcgaatGCGACGGCGTCAGCGACTGGTGGCAGCGCCATTTGCCAAATGGATGAGTCACCATCAACATCGCAGAGCTATACACCACAACAGGACAGCGCTACGCCGCTTCTCTCCATATCCGTGCACTGTCCCTCCTGCAAGGATGAGTTTTGTGCCCTGTGCAAAAAGGCG TTTCATCCAAACATAAGCTGCGAGGAATTTGGACGTCGTTTGATTGCAGATGGTCAGGATGATATTGGCATACCGTTTGATAACGAGCTCATCAAATGCTGCCCGATGTGCGCGGTGCCCATCGAGAAGGACGAGGGATGTGCCCAGATGATGTGCAAGCGCTGCAAGCACGTCTTCTGCTGGTACTGTCTGGCCAGCCTGGAT GATGACTTTCTGCTGCGGCACTACGACAAGGGGCcgtgcaaaaacaaattgggtCACTCGCGCGCCTCGGTTGTGTGGCATCGCGCCCAAGTTATTGGCATATTTGCGGGCTTTGGCATTCTACTGCTGGTGGCatcgccgttgctgctgctggcggcgccGTGCATCATTTGCTGCAAGTGCCGCGGCTGCAGCGGCTCCAAGATTGATGAGGTGGATGCCGAGCTGGAGGAGGAGGTCACCGCTTTGCAGGGCTAG
- the LOC6626553 gene encoding uncharacterized protein isoform X2, which produces MEQVLSQLFSIATLQDSSPIHNLANTKHQARASSQHSATASHAAPQHDSDTNETVALLETQTRNKINIISASDGGAERKAQPTRISLSLPNSHNHNHSLSVSSLGNGATAAATGTGTGAGTGTGTGAGGSDMESSLGLTGAQLPRRRRFENFIKSLVGLKGSSSSRASEKEKEREREREPTHLRPASPEIRITRTPSEQDVVLRDPAGRQQLANGHGHGSSRLSISGSSSSLNVVQQKLWHMMRREGSASSLHQEKSQSIVQYTGLRKCETVLALTRQSHTLHPMPGDETATMLATHGGSGNFSAGGVEQIRPLNRLRNSVSSINGVGTCSRCSSLLSLAATGSRYSLANGFVPRPESALSFSTHPRRPSVSFVDGGAGGGDVEQMPTEPTHINVNAQIRLSNGSSNSAAAGATAAAVAGCGSRKSSAGMQSASSPSPPSNVTTATLHSAGNNINSFEEHTPATPSSTGGIELGAFGTTHAYPLTVSSLLSMASANHAAQACCVRDGITLKRREMLASADVTPSVGTPATPINFQQFTCKLCLIDVENAADATALLQCGCQFCTECMRAYVDFEITEGAYEISCPDAKCPAQGAISLPEIGTLTTTNLLKKHHRYRLNREIELDKTRTWCPRAGCETICMVGNGAAGAAAAAANTATATANATASATGGSAICQMDESPSTSQSYTPQQDSATPLLSISVHCPSCKDEFCALCKKAFHPNISCEEFGRRLIADGQDDIGIPFDNELIKCCPMCAVPIEKDEGCAQMMCKRCKHVFCWYCLASLDDDFLLRHYDKGPCKNKLGHSRASVVWHRAQVIGIFAGFGILLLVASPLLLLAAPCIICCKCRGCSGSKIDEVDAELEEEVTALQG; this is translated from the exons atggaGCAGGTTTTGAGTCAATTGT TTTCTATTGCCACTTTGCAGGATTCCTCGCCAATTCACAATCTGGCCAACACAAAGCATCAGGCACGCGCCAGCAGCCAGCATAGTGCCACTGCCTCGCATGCCGCGCCGCAGCACGACTCGGACACAAACGAGACAGTTGCGCTGCTGGAGACGCAGACGCGCAACAAGATCAACATCATTTCGGCAAGCGACGGTGGAGCTGAGCGCAAGGCGCAGCCGACGCGCATCTCCCTATCCCTGCCCAATTCCCACAATCACAATCACTCACTCTCGGTCAGCAGCCTGGGCAATGGGgccacagcagctgccactGGAACAGGCACAGGCGCCGGCACCGGCACCGGCACCGGGGCCGGGGGTAGCGATATGGAGAGCTCACTGGGACTCACGGGTGCTCAGCTGCCGCGTCGTCGACGCTTCGAGAACTTTATCAAGTCGCTGGTTGGCctcaaaggcagcagcagcagtcgagcCAGTGAAAAGGAAAAGGAACGCGAACGGGAACGAGAGCCAACACATTTGCGACCTGCCTCGCCGGAAATACGCATTACGCGCACACCCTCGGAACAGGATGTGGTGCTGCGGGATCCCGCCGGCCGCCAACAGCTAGCCAATGGTCATGGTCATGGCAGCAGCCGGCTAAGCATCAGCGGCTCGAGCAGCTCCCTGAACGTGGTGCAGCAGAAGCTGTGGCACATGATGCGTCGCGAgggcagcgccagcagccTGCATCAGGAGAAATCACAGTCCATTGTACAGTATACGGGCCTGCGCAAATGCGAAACAGTGCTGGCCCTCACACGCCAGAGCCACACGCTGCATCCCATGCCAGGGGACGAGACGGCCACGATGCTGGCCACGcatggcggcagcggcaattTCAGTGCCGGCGGTGTGGAGCAAATACGTCCGCTGAATCGATTGCGCAACAGCGTTAGCAGCATCAATGGAGTTGGCACATGTTCCCGCTGCTCCAGTTTGTTGTCGCTGGCTGCAACCGGTTCGCGTTATTCGCTCGCCAATGGCTTTGTGCCGCGTCCAGAGTCGGCGCTATCCTTTAGCACACATCCGAGACGGCCCAGTGTCAGCTTTGTGGATGgcggcgccggcggcggcgatgTGGAGCAGATGCCGACGGAGCCGACGCACATCAATGTCAATGCGCAGATACGACTgagcaatggcagcagcaatagcgctgcagctggagcaactgctgctgctgttgctggctgtGGCTCACGCAAAAGTTCCGCTGGCATGCAAAGCGCCAGCAGCCCAAGTCCGCCGTCCAATGTGACCACAGCAACATTGCACTCCGCCGGCAACAATATCAACAGCTTTGAGGAGCACACACCGGCCACGCCAAGCAGCACGGGCGGCATCGAACTGGGCGCCTTTGGCACCACCCACGCATATCCGTTGACAGTCAGCTCCCTGCTGTCCATGGCCAGTGCCAATCATGCGGCCCAGGCCTGTTGTGTGCGCGATGGCATCACATTGAAGCGGCGCGAGATGCTCGCCTCCGCGGATGTGACACCCTCGGTGGGCACACCAGCCACGCCTATCAATTTCCAGCAATTCACCTGCAAACTCTGCCTCATCGATGTGGAGAACGCAGCAGACGCCACCGCCCTACTGCAATGCGGCTGCCAGTTTTGCACAGAG TGCATGCGCGCCTATGTGGACTTTGAGATAACCGAAGGCGCCTACGAGATCTCCTGCCCCGATGCCAAATGTCCAGCGCAGGGCGCCATATCGCTGCCcgaaattgggaccctaaccACAACGAATCTGCTAAAGAAACATCATCGTTATCGCCTAAATCGAG AAATCGAATTGGACAAAACGCGCACCTGGTGCCCACGTGCCGGCTGCGAGACAATTTGCATGGTGGGCAACGGTGCTGCgggcgctgcagcagcagcagcaaacactgcgacggcgactgcgaatGCGACGGCGTCAGCGACTGGTGGCAGCGCCATTTGCCAAATGGATGAGTCACCATCAACATCGCAGAGCTATACACCACAACAGGACAGCGCTACGCCGCTTCTCTCCATATCCGTGCACTGTCCCTCCTGCAAGGATGAGTTTTGTGCCCTGTGCAAAAAGGCG TTTCATCCAAACATAAGCTGCGAGGAATTTGGACGTCGTTTGATTGCAGATGGTCAGGATGATATTGGCATACCGTTTGATAACGAGCTCATCAAATGCTGCCCGATGTGCGCGGTGCCCATCGAGAAGGACGAGGGATGTGCCCAGATGATGTGCAAGCGCTGCAAGCACGTCTTCTGCTGGTACTGTCTGGCCAGCCTGGAT GATGACTTTCTGCTGCGGCACTACGACAAGGGGCcgtgcaaaaacaaattgggtCACTCGCGCGCCTCGGTTGTGTGGCATCGCGCCCAAGTTATTGGCATATTTGCGGGCTTTGGCATTCTACTGCTGGTGGCatcgccgttgctgctgctggcggcgccGTGCATCATTTGCTGCAAGTGCCGCGGCTGCAGCGGCTCCAAGATTGATGAGGTGGATGCCGAGCTGGAGGAGGAGGTCACCGCTTTGCAGGGCTAG